In a single window of the Streptomyces sp. NBC_00094 genome:
- a CDS encoding SpvB/TcaC N-terminal domain-containing protein, which translates to MLALALPVTMVSASEMNSPDVVPVAAVVQPLGGCVPGAAARTEDTAARPSTAWVNPDTGVTKRVARAGAEVTLAPEAVSEPTEVGIEPLDQAALPELGAGMENVTKGPVGYRFTPTPHTFETGITVSLPYDSEALKSSGHTPGDIRTFYFDEAGTCWRALERIAVDEEAQVVVSRTDHFTDMVNAVVTAPEGPDQVSSDPNRIQNIQAASPVTGVNQMAAPGANSQGDARLSYPIELPSGRAGLAPSLSVEYASSAAEGWLGTGWDLSVPSISVDTRWGVPRYDAARETETYLMGGDQLTPLAHRGTPGPRSTGDKVFHARVEGGFERIVRTGDSPTTYGWEVTDKSGVRYLYGGEGATLADDAGNVFSWALREVRDPHGNTVRYRHALVQDAGVAGGTVAGRALYVQRISYTGLGDTDGPYTVTFVRDRELGEARRPDVSIDARGGFKRVTADLLRRIEVRFQDKPVRSYELAYTTGAFNKTLLASIAHLGADGKEFNRHAFEYFDDIRDAQGAYDAFAKVDWTSPDDNVRNGAVNSVKPGAGEAGALHGNTSKSVGGHLYVGYGAKASKNGSVGIKAGYSRSGDEGLLSLLDVDGDSLPDKVFKQGGGFVFRKNLSRPGGEPRFSDTTTELRNLPGILSESANSLTVGVEGYLGVAAQLDYVDTVSTTRRYFSDVNADGVVDLVDGSSVRFGRVGTDGTVTYGPASQTPVPIGAGQVDTGGLLPDYTAERERRIDSSPLVDTVRRWTAPYDGTIRVTGTVALEKTDERAEFSRPDGVRVAVQHEDGELWSRRIEAGDDTAYAPQGVDAIEVKRGERLYFRVGSVFDGAGDKVAWDPSITYTGFEATDANGLPLHSYAASKDFTLAGRAGSVEVPVDGTLQLTGDVRKTAATTDDVTVRITQAGTPVVEKTIAAAETGDFPAGTTIRVTKGQKLSWRILSDSPVDVTALQWAPLARYTEAEGVTPAAGDDAQPLQFRPPYDIDTYVPSGPAGVQQPITSPGGTFTVTADVTAAAGTTGRLVLTVKKQGALLAKKAFDVGDKPSVEVTAPAGENLYVDITAASPELAAKIESAAVAVDGGPAVPATLHAPSAEDVFGRLYRGWSYIGYNGNRDRAEQPIKQTDLTADNIRERLPSDVDPDRDREAFENNPKITPPDVVPFAPDTEHGRWGSGEFTWVAASATSSSRFGGQTIGLPTAESLASSHAVPRMSHSTQISLTGSVGGGVGSVGGSVALGTARGELDYLDMNGDGFPDVVGAGGVQYTDPTGVLGTTRGSVPGGAVRASDTRSGNASAGSAARTIATGRGQAAPPGWVTADTSSAGNDMPPLGIGGNLGANRADASYDLLDINGDSLPDRAYEDGRVALNLGYRFAQAEPWPGGKLNEGRGSTAGLNIGFNTDFYGFGGGASFQQQSSSTKSSLADVNGDGRVDRVFAGNPVRVALNTGTGFAEPVPFHGSLNGINADSNAQLGGGVYFTVPICFVVGCLIINPGVNVSTGASRAEQMIRDIDGDGLADHLASDKDDELVVAANRTGRTNLLKNVTRPLGSRIDLTYTRDGNTYDQPGSRWLLSGTRVHDALPGDGPDTQAFSFSYKAGKYDRLEREFLGYGTVTSTQLGEADKPYRATVREFDTRGHATRGLLTREAVTDASGALFTETLNTYALREVFSGSVFPRLERTEARWYDGEGGATPGQSTSTEMSYDDLGNVVRKVDYGEPGAADDVETRTSYTACADTHIVGVGQSVEVRGGGTLMRSRDAEVNCTTGDVTRHTAHLENGTEAVTDLVYNADGTLKSITSPENHRGQRYQRTYEYDEPTGTQATAIVDSFGYRSTASYDLRFGQQTESADINGRRTLSEYDALGRLTAVTGPHDLDAGRPTIAFEYHPDAPVPYAATRHLDRDAAGTVKNDTIDTVTFTDGLGRVVQTKKDATVGGADVMTVSGHVVFDALGRTVEQHYPVTEPKGDAGTVLNTAIDTVRPTTLTYDVLDRTLRTTLPDGNSTSVAYGFGEDRAGTVRFETVSTDAKGNRTTAYSDVREKQTAVREPGAKTGDAPIWTSYVYDPLGEITKVTDDHGNITTSAYDNLGRRTVVDSPDAGRNVTGYDPAGNVIRQQTANLAAKNQAITYTYDFDRVTEISHPVFTDNDVRYTYGAPGAEHDAAGRVTRIEDAGGEVTRRYGPLGEVTEETRTLPGPGPHVRTFTTGYRYDSFNRMLSLTYADGERLSYTYDSGGQISAAVGTKNGFDYTYVRSLTYDKFGDRAALELGNGTRTAFTYGAEDRRMATLTSTLPTGSAFQNLAYEYDANGNLTSQKNVTRLPAETPKLGGPTEQTYTYDNLNRLTGAEGSFRFMANKTDRYTYSTSYDTIGNITAKDQRHGILVGNGHEQVQKNTTYSQSYAYAASRPHAPSVIGRATLTYDADGNLTDSVSSAPGKPRRQQIWDEENRLACVHDTAKNQDQAQDPSSCNQPGKPPSVRFTYDDQGNRVVKDGAQTTLYPNQFYTARNQTEFKHVYAGGTRIATKTSKPGNAYEKDQFFFHGDQLGSANFGTDGSGRLAEHLDYFPSGETWVDESPGEKDPYGFTGKELDQETGYTYHGARYYDPRGGMWESTDPALTEYLDGGSNEGVHQPSNLQLYGYAYQNPLRYTDDDGRQPGEPFNLGQHLREKYTLHHDQAIVMAAAQLQAMGAARPGGTWQVSMDLQSVKGGGDPRNRVIANGGRADLLLWTDSTVYVWDAKNKGGRAEDSGAGDVEWYVAGITAQLRAQGDMRRVAAGFDLLPMQAPSATQPNTMLQVESSTKHPGKGVITYSASQRAPQTVPVPVTAPQPQRSRLQTAAKYVGAGLLIVGAGALIVGTLAEDVATGGAGIADDPASFGAAAAMARTGWALVP; encoded by the coding sequence ATGCTGGCACTCGCGTTGCCGGTGACGATGGTCTCGGCCAGTGAGATGAACTCGCCGGACGTGGTGCCCGTGGCCGCCGTCGTGCAGCCGCTCGGCGGCTGCGTGCCGGGGGCTGCGGCGCGTACCGAGGACACGGCCGCGCGCCCGTCGACGGCGTGGGTCAACCCGGACACCGGGGTGACCAAGCGCGTCGCGCGGGCCGGTGCCGAGGTGACGCTCGCGCCCGAGGCGGTGTCCGAACCCACCGAGGTCGGAATCGAACCGCTGGACCAGGCCGCCCTGCCGGAGCTCGGCGCGGGCATGGAGAACGTCACCAAGGGGCCGGTGGGCTACCGGTTCACCCCCACGCCGCACACCTTCGAGACCGGCATCACCGTCTCCCTGCCGTACGACTCCGAGGCGCTGAAGAGCTCCGGGCACACCCCGGGCGACATCAGGACCTTCTACTTCGACGAGGCGGGCACCTGCTGGCGGGCGCTCGAGCGGATCGCGGTCGACGAGGAGGCGCAGGTCGTCGTCTCGCGTACGGATCACTTCACCGACATGGTGAACGCGGTGGTCACCGCCCCCGAGGGCCCCGATCAGGTCTCCTCGGACCCGAACCGGATCCAGAACATCCAGGCCGCCTCCCCGGTCACCGGCGTCAACCAGATGGCGGCTCCGGGCGCCAACTCCCAGGGCGACGCCCGGCTTTCGTACCCGATCGAACTGCCGTCCGGACGTGCCGGCCTGGCGCCGTCCCTGTCGGTGGAGTACGCCTCGTCGGCCGCCGAGGGCTGGCTGGGCACGGGCTGGGACCTGTCCGTCCCGTCCATCTCCGTCGACACCCGCTGGGGTGTGCCGCGCTACGACGCGGCCCGGGAGACCGAGACCTATCTGATGGGCGGCGATCAGCTGACGCCCCTGGCCCACCGAGGGACACCCGGACCCCGGAGCACCGGCGACAAGGTCTTCCACGCACGGGTCGAGGGCGGCTTCGAGCGGATCGTGCGGACGGGTGACTCACCGACGACCTACGGCTGGGAGGTGACCGACAAGTCCGGGGTGCGCTACCTGTACGGAGGCGAGGGCGCCACGCTCGCCGACGACGCGGGCAACGTCTTCTCCTGGGCCCTGCGCGAGGTGCGCGACCCGCACGGCAACACGGTGCGCTACCGGCACGCTCTGGTCCAGGACGCCGGTGTGGCGGGCGGTACCGTCGCCGGCCGCGCCCTGTACGTGCAGCGGATCTCGTACACCGGGCTCGGGGACACCGACGGGCCCTACACGGTGACGTTCGTACGGGACCGGGAGCTGGGCGAGGCGCGGCGGCCCGACGTGTCGATCGACGCACGCGGCGGGTTCAAGCGGGTGACGGCCGACCTGCTCCGCCGGATCGAGGTGCGCTTCCAGGACAAGCCGGTCCGCTCCTACGAACTCGCCTACACCACGGGTGCGTTCAACAAGACGCTGCTGGCGTCGATCGCCCACCTCGGTGCGGACGGCAAGGAGTTCAACCGGCACGCGTTCGAGTACTTCGACGACATCCGCGACGCGCAGGGCGCGTACGACGCCTTCGCCAAGGTGGACTGGACCTCGCCGGACGACAACGTCCGCAACGGCGCCGTCAACAGCGTGAAGCCGGGGGCCGGCGAGGCGGGCGCCCTGCACGGCAACACCTCGAAGAGCGTCGGCGGCCACCTGTACGTCGGCTACGGCGCCAAGGCCTCCAAGAACGGCTCGGTCGGCATCAAGGCCGGCTACAGCAGGTCCGGCGACGAGGGACTCCTCTCGCTGCTGGACGTCGACGGCGACAGCCTGCCGGACAAGGTGTTCAAGCAGGGCGGCGGCTTCGTCTTCCGCAAGAACCTCTCGCGGCCGGGCGGTGAGCCGAGGTTCTCCGACACCACGACCGAGCTGCGGAACCTGCCGGGCATCCTCAGCGAGTCCGCGAACTCGCTCACCGTGGGTGTGGAGGGCTACCTGGGCGTGGCGGCACAGCTGGACTACGTCGACACCGTCTCCACCACCCGGCGCTACTTCAGCGATGTCAACGCCGACGGCGTGGTGGACCTGGTCGACGGCTCGTCCGTGCGCTTCGGCCGCGTCGGCACGGACGGCACGGTGACGTACGGACCGGCCTCGCAGACCCCCGTGCCGATCGGCGCGGGCCAGGTCGACACCGGCGGGCTGCTGCCCGACTACACGGCCGAGCGCGAGCGGCGCATCGACTCGTCCCCGCTGGTCGACACGGTGCGCAGGTGGACGGCTCCGTACGACGGCACCATCCGCGTCACCGGGACCGTGGCGCTCGAGAAGACCGACGAGCGCGCGGAGTTCTCCCGCCCGGACGGCGTGCGCGTCGCCGTGCAGCACGAGGACGGCGAACTGTGGTCGCGGCGCATCGAGGCCGGCGACGACACCGCGTACGCCCCCCAGGGCGTGGACGCGATCGAGGTGAAGCGCGGCGAGCGGCTGTACTTCCGCGTCGGCTCCGTCTTCGACGGCGCGGGCGACAAGGTCGCCTGGGACCCGTCGATCACGTACACCGGCTTCGAGGCGACCGACGCCAACGGCCTGCCGCTCCACTCCTACGCCGCCTCGAAGGACTTCACCCTCGCCGGCCGGGCCGGCAGCGTCGAGGTCCCCGTGGACGGCACGCTGCAGCTGACCGGTGACGTACGCAAGACCGCGGCGACCACCGACGACGTCACCGTCCGGATCACCCAGGCCGGGACACCGGTGGTGGAGAAGACCATCGCCGCGGCCGAGACCGGGGACTTCCCGGCCGGCACCACGATCCGCGTCACCAAGGGCCAGAAGCTGTCCTGGCGGATCCTCTCCGACTCGCCGGTCGACGTCACCGCCCTGCAGTGGGCGCCGCTCGCCCGCTACACCGAGGCGGAGGGCGTGACCCCGGCGGCCGGCGACGACGCCCAGCCGCTGCAGTTCCGGCCCCCGTACGACATCGACACGTACGTGCCCTCCGGGCCGGCCGGCGTCCAGCAGCCGATCACGTCCCCCGGTGGCACCTTCACCGTCACCGCCGACGTGACGGCCGCCGCGGGCACCACGGGCCGGCTGGTGCTCACGGTCAAGAAGCAGGGCGCGCTCCTCGCGAAGAAGGCCTTCGACGTCGGTGACAAGCCGTCGGTCGAGGTGACGGCCCCCGCGGGCGAGAACCTGTACGTCGACATCACCGCGGCGTCACCGGAGCTCGCCGCGAAGATCGAGAGCGCCGCGGTGGCGGTGGACGGCGGCCCGGCCGTGCCCGCCACCCTGCACGCACCCTCCGCCGAAGACGTCTTCGGCCGCCTGTACCGCGGCTGGTCCTACATCGGCTACAACGGCAACAGGGACCGCGCCGAACAGCCGATCAAGCAGACCGACCTCACCGCCGACAACATCAGGGAACGACTGCCCTCCGACGTCGACCCGGACCGGGACCGCGAGGCCTTCGAGAACAACCCGAAGATCACCCCGCCCGACGTCGTGCCGTTCGCCCCGGACACCGAACACGGCCGTTGGGGCTCAGGGGAGTTCACCTGGGTGGCGGCTTCCGCCACCTCCAGCTCGCGGTTCGGTGGCCAGACCATCGGCCTGCCCACCGCCGAGTCCCTGGCCTCCTCGCACGCCGTGCCCCGCATGTCGCACTCGACGCAGATCTCCCTGACCGGCTCGGTCGGCGGCGGAGTGGGCAGCGTGGGCGGCAGCGTCGCCCTGGGCACCGCCCGCGGCGAGCTGGACTACCTCGACATGAACGGAGACGGATTCCCGGACGTGGTCGGCGCGGGCGGAGTGCAGTACACCGACCCGACCGGCGTGCTCGGCACCACTCGCGGGTCCGTCCCCGGCGGAGCCGTCCGCGCCTCCGACACCCGCAGCGGCAACGCCAGCGCGGGCAGCGCGGCGCGCACCATCGCCACCGGCCGCGGCCAGGCCGCCCCGCCCGGCTGGGTCACGGCGGACACCTCCTCCGCCGGAAACGACATGCCCCCGCTCGGCATCGGCGGCAACCTCGGCGCCAACCGTGCCGACGCCTCGTACGACCTGCTCGACATCAACGGCGACAGCCTGCCGGACCGGGCGTACGAGGACGGCCGCGTCGCCCTCAACCTGGGATACCGCTTCGCCCAGGCCGAACCCTGGCCCGGCGGCAAGCTCAACGAGGGCCGCGGCTCCACCGCGGGCCTCAACATCGGCTTCAACACCGACTTCTACGGCTTCGGCGGCGGCGCCTCCTTCCAGCAGCAGTCGTCCTCGACGAAGAGCTCGCTGGCCGACGTCAACGGTGACGGCCGCGTCGACCGGGTGTTCGCCGGCAACCCGGTGCGGGTCGCGCTCAACACCGGCACCGGCTTCGCCGAGCCCGTCCCCTTCCACGGCAGCCTCAACGGCATCAACGCCGACTCCAACGCCCAGCTCGGCGGCGGCGTCTACTTCACCGTCCCCATCTGCTTCGTGGTCGGCTGCCTGATCATCAACCCGGGCGTCAACGTGTCCACCGGCGCCTCGCGCGCCGAGCAGATGATCCGCGACATCGACGGCGACGGCCTGGCCGACCACCTCGCCTCCGACAAGGACGACGAGCTGGTCGTCGCCGCCAACCGCACCGGCCGCACCAACCTCCTCAAGAACGTGACCCGACCCCTGGGCTCGCGCATCGACCTCACCTACACGCGCGACGGCAACACCTACGACCAGCCCGGCTCCCGCTGGCTGCTGTCCGGCACGCGGGTCCACGACGCCCTGCCTGGCGACGGCCCCGACACCCAGGCGTTCTCCTTCTCGTACAAGGCCGGGAAGTACGACCGCCTGGAGCGCGAGTTCCTCGGCTACGGCACCGTCACCAGCACCCAGCTGGGCGAGGCCGACAAGCCCTACCGCGCCACGGTCCGCGAGTTCGACACCCGCGGCCACGCCACCCGCGGCCTGCTCACGCGCGAGGCCGTCACCGATGCCTCCGGGGCCCTGTTCACCGAGACCCTCAACACGTACGCGCTGCGGGAGGTGTTCTCCGGATCGGTCTTCCCGCGGCTGGAGCGGACCGAGGCACGCTGGTACGACGGCGAGGGCGGGGCGACACCGGGCCAGTCCACGTCCACCGAGATGAGCTACGACGACCTCGGCAACGTGGTGCGCAAGGTGGACTACGGCGAGCCCGGTGCCGCTGACGACGTCGAGACCAGGACGAGCTACACCGCGTGCGCCGACACCCACATCGTGGGCGTCGGGCAGTCGGTGGAGGTCCGCGGCGGGGGCACGCTCATGCGCTCGCGTGACGCCGAGGTGAACTGCACCACGGGCGACGTGACGCGGCACACCGCGCACCTGGAGAACGGCACCGAAGCCGTCACCGACCTCGTGTACAACGCCGACGGCACCCTCAAGTCGATCACCTCACCCGAGAACCACCGGGGCCAGCGCTACCAGCGCACCTACGAGTACGACGAGCCGACCGGCACGCAGGCCACGGCGATCGTGGACAGCTTCGGCTATCGCTCCACCGCCTCCTACGACCTGCGCTTCGGCCAGCAGACCGAGTCCGCGGACATCAACGGCCGCAGGACGCTGTCGGAGTACGACGCGCTGGGCCGCCTCACCGCCGTGACCGGCCCGCACGACCTGGACGCCGGGCGGCCGACGATCGCCTTCGAGTACCACCCCGACGCGCCGGTCCCGTACGCGGCGACCCGCCATCTGGACCGCGACGCCGCGGGCACGGTGAAGAACGACACGATCGACACCGTCACCTTCACCGACGGCCTCGGCCGCGTGGTCCAGACGAAGAAGGACGCGACCGTCGGCGGCGCGGACGTCATGACGGTCTCCGGCCATGTCGTCTTCGACGCGCTGGGCCGCACCGTCGAGCAGCACTACCCCGTCACCGAACCGAAGGGTGACGCCGGCACCGTCCTCAACACCGCCATCGACACCGTCCGCCCCACCACCCTCACCTACGACGTCCTCGACCGCACGCTGCGCACCACCCTGCCGGACGGGAACTCCACGTCGGTGGCGTACGGCTTCGGAGAGGACCGCGCGGGCACCGTGCGGTTCGAGACCGTGTCCACCGACGCCAAGGGCAACCGGACCACCGCCTACAGCGACGTACGGGAGAAGCAGACCGCCGTCCGCGAGCCCGGCGCGAAGACCGGCGACGCGCCGATCTGGACCAGCTACGTCTACGACCCGCTGGGTGAGATCACCAAGGTCACCGACGACCACGGCAACATCACCACCTCCGCCTACGACAACCTGGGACGCCGCACCGTCGTCGACTCCCCGGACGCCGGCCGTAACGTCACCGGCTACGACCCGGCCGGCAACGTGATCCGGCAGCAGACCGCGAACCTGGCGGCCAAGAACCAGGCCATCACCTACACCTACGACTTCGACCGCGTGACCGAGATCAGCCACCCGGTCTTCACCGACAACGACGTCCGCTACACCTACGGCGCGCCGGGCGCGGAGCACGACGCCGCCGGCCGGGTCACGAGGATCGAGGACGCGGGCGGCGAGGTGACACGGCGGTACGGCCCGCTCGGCGAAGTCACCGAGGAGACCCGTACCCTGCCCGGCCCCGGACCGCACGTCCGCACCTTCACCACCGGCTACCGCTACGACAGCTTCAACCGCATGCTGTCCCTCACCTATGCCGACGGCGAGCGGCTGTCCTACACCTACGACAGTGGCGGTCAGATCAGCGCCGCCGTCGGCACCAAGAACGGCTTCGACTACACCTACGTCCGGTCGCTCACGTACGACAAGTTCGGCGACCGCGCCGCACTGGAACTGGGCAACGGCACCCGCACCGCCTTCACCTACGGTGCCGAGGACCGCCGCATGGCCACCCTCACGTCCACTCTGCCGACGGGGTCCGCGTTCCAGAACCTCGCCTACGAGTACGACGCCAACGGCAACCTCACCAGCCAGAAGAACGTGACCCGACTCCCGGCGGAAACCCCCAAGCTGGGCGGCCCCACGGAGCAGACCTACACGTACGACAACCTGAACCGGCTCACCGGCGCCGAGGGCTCCTTCCGGTTCATGGCGAACAAGACCGACCGCTACACCTACTCCACCTCGTACGACACGATCGGCAACATCACCGCCAAGGACCAGCGCCACGGAATCCTCGTGGGCAACGGTCACGAGCAGGTCCAGAAGAACACCACGTACAGCCAGAGCTACGCGTACGCGGCCTCTCGCCCGCACGCCCCGTCCGTGATCGGCCGGGCGACCCTCACCTACGACGCCGACGGCAACCTGACCGACAGCGTGTCGTCCGCGCCCGGCAAGCCACGCCGCCAGCAGATCTGGGACGAGGAGAACCGGCTGGCCTGCGTCCACGACACGGCCAAGAACCAGGACCAGGCACAGGACCCGTCCTCCTGCAACCAGCCCGGCAAGCCGCCGTCGGTCCGCTTCACCTACGACGACCAGGGCAACCGGGTGGTCAAGGACGGAGCCCAGACCACCCTCTACCCGAACCAGTTCTACACGGCGCGCAACCAGACCGAGTTCAAGCACGTGTACGCCGGCGGCACGCGCATCGCCACCAAGACCTCGAAGCCGGGCAACGCCTACGAGAAGGACCAGTTCTTCTTCCACGGCGACCAACTGGGGTCGGCCAACTTCGGCACGGACGGCTCCGGCCGGCTGGCCGAGCACCTGGACTACTTCCCGTCCGGTGAGACCTGGGTCGACGAAAGCCCCGGCGAGAAGGATCCGTACGGCTTCACCGGCAAGGAGCTCGACCAGGAGACCGGCTACACCTACCACGGCGCGCGCTACTACGACCCGCGCGGCGGGATGTGGGAGTCCACCGACCCGGCGCTGACCGAGTACCTGGACGGCGGGTCGAACGAGGGCGTCCACCAGCCGTCGAACCTCCAGCTCTACGGCTACGCCTACCAGAACCCCCTGCGGTACACCGATGACGACGGCCGTCAGCCGGGAGAGCCGTTCAACCTGGGCCAGCACCTGCGGGAGAAGTACACGCTCCACCACGACCAGGCGATCGTGATGGCCGCGGCACAGCTCCAGGCGATGGGCGCGGCACGGCCCGGGGGCACCTGGCAGGTGTCCATGGACCTCCAGTCGGTCAAGGGCGGGGGCGATCCCCGGAACAGGGTGATCGCCAACGGCGGCCGGGCCGACCTGCTGCTGTGGACGGACTCCACGGTCTACGTCTGGGACGCCAAGAACAAGGGCGGCCGGGCCGAGGACTCCGGCGCCGGCGATGTGGAGTGGTACGTCGCCGGCATCACGGCGCAGCTCAGGGCCCAGGGCGACATGCGCCGGGTCGCGGCCGGCTTCGATCTGCTCCCCATGCAGGCTCCGTCGGCAACCCAGCCCAACACGATGCTGCAGGTCGAGTCGTCGACGAAGCACCCCGGGAAGGGAGTCATCACCTACTCCGCTTCGCAGCGTGCACCGCAGACGGTCCCGGTGCCCGTGACCGCACCGCAACCGCAACGCTCGCGTCTCCAGACGGCGGCGAAGTACGTCGGCGCCGGCTTGCTCATCGTCGGCGCCGGCGCGCTCATCGTCGGCACCCTCGCCGAGGACGTCGCCACCGGCGGCGCCGGAATCGCCGACGACCCGGCCTCCTTCGGCGCGGCCGCCGCCATGGCGAGAACGGGCTGGGCACTGGTCCCGTAG
- a CDS encoding phosphocholine-specific phospholipase C — translation MTDLNRRRFLQLTGGAAAFTLLSESIARAASIPAQGSTGTIQDIEHIVVLMQENRSFDHYFGALKGVRGFGDPRPVTLPSGKSVWNQSDGSKVTLPFRPTSDKLGMEFLQGLNHDWAGGQKAFNKGKYDQWIPAKTKATMAYLNREDIPFHYALADAFTICDAYHCSFIGSTDPNRYYLWSGHTGNDGTGGGPVLNNAEAGYGWKTYPERLEAAGVSWKVYQDTGDGLNAAGSWGWINDAYRGNYGDNSLLYFNTYRNAQPGNPLYDKARTGTNVKNGDTYLADLRADVQAGRLPQVSWIAAPEAFSEHANWPSNYGAWYIAQVLDALTSNPDVWARTALFITYDENDGFFDHVVPPYVPASSAQGLSTTPTTLDHFPGKTGYVAGPYGLGPRVPMIVVSPWSTGGYTCSETFDHTSVIRFMESRFGVHEPQISPWRRAVCGDLTSAFDFTRTDTQAAPLPPVDGYYPPDRNRHPDFLATAPAVGAMPRQEPGAKPTRPLRYAPYVDGAADTTAGTYRLTFSGGPSAGAQFYVTSANRTDAPWTYTAEAGKSIADTWNTKYSKSLTDLTVHGPNGFLRRFRSPGKTAVPEVTARHNATTGNLDLTFTNATTADAQLTVADVYAGGPQTVSVPKGATVTRSLDLTAAHRWYDVTITSSSSAEYLRRLAGHVETGAASVTDPGILTY, via the coding sequence ATGACCGACCTCAATCGCCGCCGGTTCCTCCAGCTGACCGGCGGCGCCGCCGCGTTCACGCTGCTCTCCGAGAGCATCGCCCGCGCCGCCTCCATACCGGCGCAGGGATCGACCGGCACCATCCAGGACATCGAGCACATCGTCGTGCTGATGCAGGAGAATCGTTCCTTCGACCACTACTTCGGGGCGCTGAAGGGCGTACGCGGCTTCGGCGACCCCCGCCCGGTGACCCTGCCGAGCGGAAAGTCGGTCTGGAACCAGTCGGACGGCTCGAAGGTCACCCTGCCCTTCCGGCCGACGAGCGACAAGCTCGGCATGGAGTTCCTCCAGGGCCTCAACCACGACTGGGCCGGTGGGCAGAAGGCCTTCAACAAGGGCAAGTACGACCAGTGGATCCCGGCCAAGACCAAGGCCACGATGGCGTACCTCAACCGTGAGGACATCCCCTTCCACTACGCGCTCGCCGACGCCTTCACCATCTGCGACGCCTACCACTGCTCGTTCATCGGCTCGACGGACCCGAACCGCTACTACCTCTGGAGCGGCCACACCGGCAACGACGGCACCGGCGGCGGCCCGGTCCTCAACAACGCCGAGGCGGGGTACGGCTGGAAGACGTACCCCGAGCGACTGGAGGCGGCCGGGGTCTCCTGGAAGGTCTACCAGGACACCGGCGACGGGCTGAACGCCGCCGGCTCCTGGGGCTGGATCAACGACGCCTACCGCGGCAACTACGGCGACAACTCGCTCCTCTACTTCAACACCTACCGGAACGCCCAGCCCGGCAACCCGCTCTACGACAAGGCCCGCACGGGCACGAACGTGAAGAACGGCGACACCTACCTCGCCGACCTGCGCGCCGACGTGCAGGCGGGGCGGCTGCCCCAGGTCTCCTGGATCGCGGCCCCCGAGGCCTTCTCGGAGCACGCCAACTGGCCCTCCAACTACGGCGCCTGGTACATCGCCCAGGTCCTCGACGCACTGACCTCGAACCCGGACGTGTGGGCGCGTACCGCCCTCTTCATCACCTACGACGAGAACGACGGCTTCTTCGACCACGTCGTCCCGCCGTACGTCCCCGCCTCCTCCGCGCAGGGCCTGTCGACCACCCCGACCACGCTCGACCACTTCCCCGGGAAGACGGGGTACGTCGCCGGCCCGTACGGCCTCGGCCCGCGCGTCCCGATGATCGTCGTCTCCCCCTGGTCCACCGGCGGCTACACCTGCTCCGAGACCTTCGACCACACCTCGGTCATCCGCTTCATGGAGAGCCGCTTCGGGGTGCACGAGCCCCAGATCTCCCCCTGGCGGCGCGCCGTCTGCGGCGACCTGACCTCCGCCTTCGACTTCACGCGGACGGACACCCAGGCCGCCCCGCTCCCGCCGGTCGACGGCTACTACCCGCCGGACCGGAACCGCCACCCCGACTTCCTCGCCACCGCCCCGGCCGTCGGCGCGATGCCCCGCCAGGAGCCGGGCGCCAAGCCCACGCGCCCGCTGCGCTACGCCCCGTACGTGGACGGCGCCGCCGACACCACCGCGGGCACCTACCGCCTCACCTTCAGTGGCGGACCCTCGGCCGGCGCCCAGTTCTACGTGACCTCGGCCAACCGCACCGACGCCCCCTGGACGTACACGGCCGAGGCCGGGAAGTCGATCGCCGACACCTGGAACACCAAGTACTCCAAGAGCCTCACCGACCTCACGGTTCACGGCCCCAACGGCTTCCTGCGCCGCTTCCGTTCCCCCGGCAAGACGGCGGTCCCCGAAGTCACCGCCCGCCACAACGCCACCACGGGCAACCTCGACCTCACCTTCACCAACGCGACCACGGCCGACGCCCAGCTCACCGTGGCCGACGTCTACGCGGGCGGGCCGCAGACGGTCTCGGTCCCCAAGGGCGCCACGGTCACCCGCTCCCTGGACCTGACCGCCGCGCACCGCTGGTACGACGTGACGATCACGTCCTCGTCGTCCGCGGAGTACCTCCGCCGCCTGGCCGGACACGTCGAGACGGGTGCCGCGAGCGTCACGGACCCGGGCATCCTGACGTACTGA